The following proteins are encoded in a genomic region of Phragmites australis chromosome 9, lpPhrAust1.1, whole genome shotgun sequence:
- the LOC133929642 gene encoding triacylglycerol lipase OBL1-like → MSDAWMDLDAGKLVIPLNREAPNFRSMNGLIDGRTELKPLPAAAAGGPDDRRLQVVGVSGGKATDEEYFVDVESGECGSAAVPLVQQQYVNGRLVRLRTYSIFEISIMAAKIAYENAAYIENVVNNVWKFHFVGFYNCWNKFIKDHTTQAFVVTDRASDASVVVVSFRGTELFNMHDWSTDVNLSWLGMGAMGHVHVGFLKALGLQEMNGKDAAQDFPETAPNTAADKPVAYYKLREVLREQIKKHPKANLVVTGHSLGGALAVIFPAILAFHGERDILDRLLSVITYGQPRVGDKTFAAYVRANVTVEPIRVVYRYDVVPRVPFDAPPVAEFTHGGTCVYFDGWYDGRAIAAGGDVPNPNYIDPRYLLSMYGNAWGDLFKGAFLWAKEGSDYREGAVSLLYRAAGLLVPGVASHSPRDYVNAIRLGRIATKEA, encoded by the exons ATGAGTGATGCATGGATGGATCTGGACGCAGGTAAGCTGGTGATCCCATTGAACCGGGAGGCGCCCAACTTTCGGTCGATGAACGGGTTGATCGACGGGAGGACGGAGCTGAAGCCActgccggcggccgcggccggcggCCCTGACGACCGGCGGCTGCAGGTGGTGGGCGTCTCCGGCGGCAAGGCCACGGACGAGGAGTACTTCGTCGACGTGGAGAGCGGCGAGTGCGGCAGCGCGGCGGTGCCGCTCGTCCAGCAGCAGTACGTGAACGGGCGGCTCGTCCGCCTCCGCACCTACTCCATCTTCGAGATCAGCATCATGGCCGCCAAGATCGCCTACGAGAACGCCGCCTACATTGAGAACGTCGTCAACAACGTCTGGAAG TTCCATTTCGTGGGGTTCTACAACTGCTGGAACA AGTTCATCAAAGACCACACGACGCAGGCGTTCGTGGTGACTGACCGGGCGTCCGACGCGAGCGTGGTGGTGGTGTCGTTCCGCGGCACGGAGCTGTTCAACATGCACGACTGGTCCACCGACGTCAACCTCTCCTGGCTGGGCATGGGCGCCATGGGCCACGTCCACGTCGGCTTCCTCAAGGCGCTCGGCCTGCAGGAGATGAACGGCAAGGACGCCGCCCAAGACTTCCCCGAGACAGCCCCCAACACCGCGGCAGACAAGCCCGTCGCCTACTACAAGCTCCGTGAGGTGCTCCGTGAGCAGATCAAGAAGCACCCCAAGGCCAACCTCGTCGTCACCGGGCACAGCCTCGGCGGCGCGCTCGCCGTCATCTTCCCGGCGATCCTCGCCTTCCACGGCGAGAGGGACATCCTGGACCGGCTCCTCTCCGTGATCACCTACGGGCAGCCGCGCGTCGGGGACAAGACGTTCGCGGCGTACGTCCGCGCGAACGTGACTGTGGAGCCGATCCGGGTGGTGTACCGGTACGACGTGGTGCCCCGGGTGCCGTTCGACGCGCCGCCCGTGGCGGAGTTCACTCACGGTGGCACCTGCGTGTACTTCGACGGGTGGTACGACGGCCGCGCCATCGCCGCCGGCGGGGACGTGCCGAACCCCAACTACATCGACCCGAGGTACCTGCTGTCCATGTACGGCAACGCGTGGGGGGACCTGTTCAAGGGCGCCTTCCTGTGGGCGAAGGAGGGCAGCGACTACCGCGAGGGCGCCGTCTCGCTGCTCTACCGCGCCGCCGGGCTGCTGGTGCCCGGCGTCGCGTCGCACAGCCCGCGCGACTACGTCAACGCCATCCGCCTCGGCCGGATCGCGACCAAGGAGGCATGA
- the LOC133928466 gene encoding pentatricopeptide repeat-containing protein At2g13600-like has translation MLRSCASRPSPSPTTAWDATSLAGALKAAAARRSVPHVGPLHAVLLKLGLSASAILATSLAHLALRCGLPGYARDLFDEMPRPDVVSWTSLITGHAHQGLYHDSIALLRCMVNSGVTPNGYSLSGGLLACAGVGQGTLALGKEIHARVVKMRMQGPVDVVVENGVLDMYARCGSIEYARRVFSVMLVKNIVSWNSMMAALLASGQAEEALGLFVSKMVSCGVGMDGFSFSIIVDTCGELALLKQGMQVHARVVDSGFEADIIVRNSLVDMYAKCGCVDSAELVFKAVPSHDAVLWTTMISAYGKFGRVEDAISMFERMAQLGIKRDGVAYLAVLSACSHGGLIREGLNYFKSMSDDQSSARLQPEHYGCMADLLCRRGYLEEALEFIEDMPFESSVASWSALLNSRRIYGNAKLSQLAASHLLKLDPENHSNWVALSSVHALGSDWHETWMIRESMSRECVKKEPGCSWVELYDGVHIFLMADRSHPELVDILQTIDSLKEDISAMPLQGT, from the coding sequence ATGTTACGTTCGTGCGCCTCGCGGCCCAGCCCGAGCCCGACCACGGCGTGGGATGCCACCTCGCTCGCCGGCGCCCTGAAGGCCGCGGCGGCCCGTCGCTCCGTGCCCCACGTCGGGCCCCTCCACGCGGTGCTTCTCAAGCTCGGCCTCTCGGCCTCCGCCATCCTCGCCACCTCCCTCGCGCACCTTGCGCTCCGGTGCGGGCTCCCTGGATATGCGCGGGacctgttcgacgaaatgcctcGCCCTGACGTGGTCTCCTGGACGTCCCTCATAACCGGCCACGCGCACCAGGGGCTGTACCACGACTCCATCGCGCTTCTTCGGTGCATGGTCAACTCCGGTGTCACGCCCAATGGGTACTCCCTGTCCGGTGGATTGCTCGCATGTGCCGGCGTTGGCCAGGGTACACTTGCTCTCGGGAAGGAAATCCATGCCAGGGTTGTCAAGATGAGGATGCAAGGCCCGGTGGACGTAGTTGTGGAGAACGGGGTTCTTGATATGTACGCGAGGTGTGGGAGCATCGAGTATGCAAGGAGAGTGTTTAGCGTGATGTTGGTGAAGAACATAGTTTCGTGGAACTCGATGATGGCTGCCCTTCTTGCTAGTGGACAGGCTGAGGAGGCTCTGGGGTTGTTCGTGTCAAAGATGGTTTCTTGCGGTGTTGGCATGGATGGCTTCTCATTTTCGATAATTGTGGACACGTGCGGGGAACTGGCGTTGTTGAAGCAGGGGATGCAGGTGCATGCTCGGGTTGTTGATAGTGGATTTGAGGCAGATATCATTGTGAGGAACTCCTTGGTGGATATGTATGCAAAGTGCGGCTGTGTCGATTCAGCAGAGCTTGTCTTCAAGGCGGTACCGTCGCATGATGCTGTTCTTTGGACTACAATGATATCAGCTTATGGTAAGTTTGGCCGTGTAGAGGATGCAATCAGTATGTTTGAAAGGATGGCACAGTTGGGCATAAAACGAGATGGAGTAGCATATCTTGCGGTGCTGTCAGCTTGTAGCCATGGTGGACTTATCAGAGAAGGTTTAAACTATTTCAAGTCGATGTCTGATGATCAAAGCTCAGCTAGGTTGCAACCTGAGCACTATGGGTGCATGGCGGATCTGCTATGCAGGAGAGGTTACCTAGAAGAAGCTCTTGAATTCATTGAGGATATGCCATTTGAGTCGAGTGTTGCTTCTTGGAGTGCATTACTTAACTCACGTCGAATATATGGGAATGCAAAGTTGAGTCAACTTGCTGCATCCCATTTGCTCAAGCTTGATCCAGAGAACCACAGCAATTGGGTTGCTCTATCAAGTGTACATGCATTGGGGAGCGATTGGCATGAAACATGGATGATCCGGGAGAGCATGAGCAGAGAATGTGTGAAGAAAGAGCCTGGATGTAGTTGGGTTGAGTTGTATGATGGAGTTCATATCTTTCTAATGGCCGACCGGTCTCATCCTGAATTGGTTGATATATTGCAGACTATTGATTCTTTGAAGGAGGACATATCGGCGATGCCTTTGCAAGGAACATAG